CGTGGTCTGTACCGGTGGTGAGCCGCTGCTGCAACTCGACGGGGCGTTGATTGATGCCTTCCATCGCCAGGGTCTGGAGGTGGGGGTTGAGACCAACGGCACCCTGCCTGCCCCCGAAGGCATTGACTGGCTGTGTGTCAGCCCCAAGGCCGATGCCGAGGTGGTGATCCGCCGTTGCGATGAAGTCAAGCTGGTCTATCCCCAACCACTGGCACTGCCCGAGCGATTCCTGTCGATTAGTGCCCAACACTATTTTCTGTCACCCATGGCATCACCGTCGGCACCGGCGTCTGGTCAGGATGAAATCAAACAGAGCAACACCAGGCTGGCCACCGACTACTGTCTGGCGCATCCGCAGTGGCGCTTGACCCTGCAGATGCACAAGATTGTTGGTATCGATTGATTGTTAATCCGCCGCCAGCGCCTGTTGTGCCGGTGTTGCGGATCGGTCGGCCTGAGTACGGTACTGGCTCGGGCTGGTGCCGGTCCAGCGCTTGAACGCCCGGGTAAAGTTGGCGGCGTCGGCATAGCCCAGGGCGTCTGCAATCTGGCTCAGGTTCAGGCCCGAGTTACGAAGCAGGTCCCCGGCCCGGTCCAGTCTTACCTCGTCCACCAGTTGCTGAAAACTGGCCTGCTCTTCCTGCAATCGCCGCTTCAGGGTGCGTTCGGAGACAAACAGGGTGCCCGCGACCCTCGCCAGTTTCGGCGGGAATGGGTGGCTGGTCTCAATCACCCGCCTGACCCGGCAGGAAAATCCGGCATCCTCGGTCAACTGGCGAAGAGCTTCCTCGCACTGGGCCCGGGAAGACGCCGCCAGTTGGTCGTCGGTGAAGCGGACCGGCATTGCCAGGCGTGCGGCGGGCACAACCAGCGCATTCTCGGTCGCGTCGAATTCCACCGGCACCGGGATCTGTGAACGGAACCGGCGGAAATAGGCCGGCTCAGGGCCACGCCGGAGAATCTTCAGGCCGTCCACCACTGAACCGGTGAGCTGGGCACCCATGGATACGCAGCCGAACAGCATGGCGTCCATGATGAAACCGTGCAGTGGGCCGAGGTCAACGTCGCAGGTTACCTGGTAGCAGGCCAGGCCGGCATTCTCCCGCTTGCGAACCTGCAGGTGTGGCACTCGCAGAGTCAGGTAGCGGGTCATCAGTTCCAGGGCATCGCCCAGCGTGCGGCTGCTCATGACGGCGGTGCCAAGGGCACCGTGCAGTGGCAGCTTCAGCTCCTTCGCCAGCAGAATGCCGAGACCCGGCTCGCCACTCTCGATGATGGCCCGGGTGACGAATTCACTGGCCTGGGGCTGGCTGACCCGAAGGTCGGTGGAATCCAGCCTGGCCGGATCCAGGCCGACCCGGAGCAGAAGGTCCTGCTCGTCCACGCCGATACTGCGAAGCAGCTCGGCCAGCAGATGCAGGTAGATGGCCGGCATGCCCAGGTCCTGTGCGGTTGAAACGGAGGCGCGCATGGGGAATTCCTCGTCTGGTTCTGTTCTTGTTATGTCGCCAATGGCGTAGTTCTGAGGATTATGGCCTGTTCGGTGCGTTTCCCCCATGACCGGGTTGACGGAGCGAATGGCCCGAAAGGCCAATTACCATGGGACCCGGGCGCTTGACCTACCGGCTGTGATGCTGAACAAAACGTTGTAGAACGGCGGCCGAGCGCCAGGGCGTTTCCAGCATTGGCAGATGCCCGACACCCCGGAACATATGGATTTCCGCATGGGGGGTTGCCGATTGGAACCAGTCCACACAGCGGGTGGGCGTGATCACATCGCGGTCGCCCCACTGCACCTGAAGTGGCGGTGTTTGTGGCCCCAGGTAGCGCACGGGTGCGAACCCGTCTGCCAGCATGTCGTCGAATATGTGCCGCAAGGACGGGGTCCGGTCCAGGAGATCCGGGCCAAGCAGGCCTGCCATGGTAAGGGCCGACAGCGAGGGTTTGCCCGTACCGACGCTGTTGAACATCCG
The nucleotide sequence above comes from Marinobacter gudaonensis. Encoded proteins:
- the queE gene encoding 7-carboxy-7-deazaguanine synthase, producing the protein MYRVKEAFYTLQGEGAQAGRAAVFCRFSKCNLWTGREKDRAGAVCNFCDTDFVGTDGQNGGRFETAEALALHIRGLWPHAGGRPYVVCTGGEPLLQLDGALIDAFHRQGLEVGVETNGTLPAPEGIDWLCVSPKADAEVVIRRCDEVKLVYPQPLALPERFLSISAQHYFLSPMASPSAPASGQDEIKQSNTRLATDYCLAHPQWRLTLQMHKIVGID
- a CDS encoding AraC family transcriptional regulator, giving the protein MRASVSTAQDLGMPAIYLHLLAELLRSIGVDEQDLLLRVGLDPARLDSTDLRVSQPQASEFVTRAIIESGEPGLGILLAKELKLPLHGALGTAVMSSRTLGDALELMTRYLTLRVPHLQVRKRENAGLACYQVTCDVDLGPLHGFIMDAMLFGCVSMGAQLTGSVVDGLKILRRGPEPAYFRRFRSQIPVPVEFDATENALVVPAARLAMPVRFTDDQLAASSRAQCEEALRQLTEDAGFSCRVRRVIETSHPFPPKLARVAGTLFVSERTLKRRLQEEQASFQQLVDEVRLDRAGDLLRNSGLNLSQIADALGYADAANFTRAFKRWTGTSPSQYRTQADRSATPAQQALAAD